One Halanaerobium hydrogeniformans genomic window, TTATGATAAAGATTATTCCATAAATGTTACAATTACTTCTTCTGTTCAGGGGATTATTATCCCTCCCAGTCATAATATGATCATTTATTCACTGGCTGCTGGTGGAGGAATTTCAGTGGCAAGATTATTTTTAGCTGGTATAGTTCCCGGTGTTTTATTGGGAGTAGCTTTGATGATCTTAAGTCATCATATTGCTGTAAAAAGGGATTATCCAAGAGAAAAAACTGTTTCACTAAAAGAATCATTGATTATTGTAAGAGATAGTATACTTGGTTTATTGACTGCAGTAATTATTATCGGTGGAGTTACAACTGGTATTTTTACAGCAACAGAATCTGCTGCAGTAGCTGCGGTATATGCCTTTATTCTTACATTTTTTGTTTACAGAGATATTAAGCTAATAAAGTTGATAGATATTTTAAAAAATTCATTGAGTACTATAGCAATGGTTGTTGCAATTATTGCAACCTCCAGTTCTTTTGCCTGGATGATGTCATATTTACAGGTTCCAAGGATGATTACTAATACTTTACTGGGTATTTCAGAAAACCCGATAATTATACTTTTATTAGTTAATCTTGTTTTACTACTTTTAGGTATGATAATGGATATGGCACCATTAATATTGATCGCCACTCCAATCTTATTACCTGTAGTGACAAGTGTTGGCATGAATCCAATTACCTTTGGTGTAGTAATGATGCTTAACCTGGGAGTAGGATTATTAACTCCTCCGGTTGGCTCAACTTTA contains:
- a CDS encoding TRAP transporter large permease, with protein sequence MDPAVLILLGSFLIMLVIRIPIAFALGLSSMFTAFYVGLSPMVIVQQMVSGINSFSLMAIPFFIIAGEIMGKGGISDRLIKFSNVMIGWMRGGLAMVNILASMFFGGISGSSVADVSSIGSIMIPMMEKAGYDKDYSINVTITSSVQGIIIPPSHNMIIYSLAAGGGISVARLFLAGIVPGVLLGVALMILSHHIAVKRDYPREKTVSLKESLIIVRDSILGLLTAVIIIGGVTTGIFTATESAAVAAVYAFILTFFVYRDIKLIKLIDILKNSLSTIAMVVAIIATSSSFAWMMSYLQVPRMITNTLLGISENPIIILLLVNLVLLLLGMIMDMAPLILIATPILLPVVTSVGMNPITFGVVMMLNLGVGLLTPPVGSTLFVGCSIGGAPIEDIAKSLMPFYMVLVIMVLLLTFVPEITLFLPRLLMGI